A region from the Arthrobacter roseus genome encodes:
- a CDS encoding DinB family protein has translation MERHDPDPTGNEQAILEQFLDYHRVTLLHKAEGLTADQLRQPLPTSSLTLAGLLKHLACVEDYWIQVRFLGDPEPDPWASAPWDDDPDWDLHSAEHDDPDALRGLYRSACERTRQSLTTASLDDLSVGVNREGQQWNLRWILTHLVEETARHNGHADLLREAIDGSVGE, from the coding sequence ATGGAACGCCACGATCCCGATCCCACCGGTAATGAACAAGCCATCCTGGAACAGTTTCTCGACTATCACCGAGTGACATTGCTCCACAAAGCCGAAGGCCTGACCGCGGATCAACTGCGCCAGCCACTGCCGACGTCGTCCCTCACCCTGGCAGGGCTACTGAAGCACCTAGCCTGCGTGGAGGACTACTGGATCCAGGTCCGCTTCTTGGGTGATCCTGAGCCGGATCCATGGGCAAGCGCACCCTGGGACGATGACCCGGACTGGGATCTCCACAGCGCCGAACACGACGACCCCGATGCGCTGCGCGGACTCTACCGGTCTGCGTGCGAGCGCACCCGTCAGTCATTGACCACAGCCAGCCTCGATGACCTGTCCGTGGGCGTCAACCGCGAAGGTCAACAGTGGAATCTGCGCTGGATACTGACCCACCTGGTCGAGGAAACAGCCCGGCACAACGGTCATGCCGATCTGCTCCGCGAGGCGATAGACGGGTCCGTCGGGGAGTAA
- a CDS encoding DMT family transporter, which yields MEQNRTVSVSGLWFALVSAATFGVSGPFAKSLLDIGWSPGAAVGVRIAGAAVVLLIPVAMQLRGRWGILRRNWLSLTIYGIMAIALCQFFYFNAVQRMSVGVSLMLEYLAPVMVVGWLWLRSRQAPRKLTLIGAAVAMLGLVLVLDVFSGQILDPIGVLYALAAAVGLAVFFIMSAKVDDDLPPLVMAGGGMMVGAVSIGVLGVLGVMPFEFAFGDVTLAGQAVHWLVPVLALVLVAAVASYVTGILAAQRLGSKVASFVALTEVLFAVLASWIMLGELPGLMQLAGGLLIVGGVIFVRLDELRSGLSGHETAELAHANDVDPVPAEHV from the coding sequence GTGGAGCAGAACCGCACAGTTTCGGTCTCAGGACTCTGGTTCGCCCTGGTCTCAGCAGCCACTTTCGGTGTTTCCGGCCCGTTTGCCAAGTCACTGCTGGATATCGGTTGGAGCCCGGGAGCAGCCGTCGGAGTTCGCATTGCGGGAGCCGCCGTCGTCCTTTTGATCCCCGTTGCGATGCAGTTGCGTGGCCGGTGGGGCATCCTGCGCCGCAACTGGCTCAGCCTGACCATCTACGGCATCATGGCCATTGCCCTCTGCCAGTTCTTCTACTTCAACGCCGTCCAGCGCATGTCGGTTGGCGTCTCACTGATGCTCGAATACCTGGCCCCGGTAATGGTGGTCGGCTGGCTGTGGCTGCGTTCCCGACAGGCGCCGCGGAAACTTACCCTGATCGGCGCGGCCGTAGCCATGTTGGGGCTCGTGTTGGTCCTTGACGTGTTTAGCGGTCAGATTCTGGACCCGATCGGTGTGCTCTACGCTCTCGCAGCCGCCGTTGGACTGGCGGTATTTTTCATCATGTCGGCCAAGGTCGACGACGACCTCCCGCCGCTGGTGATGGCTGGCGGCGGCATGATGGTTGGCGCTGTCTCCATTGGGGTTCTAGGCGTTCTAGGTGTCATGCCGTTCGAGTTTGCCTTCGGTGATGTGACGCTCGCGGGCCAGGCCGTGCATTGGCTGGTTCCAGTCCTGGCCCTGGTGCTCGTTGCCGCCGTAGCGTCCTACGTGACCGGCATCTTGGCCGCCCAGCGGCTGGGTTCCAAGGTGGCTTCGTTCGTAGCGTTGACCGAGGTACTTTTCGCCGTGTTGGCCTCGTGGATCATGCTGGGCGAGCTGCCGGGTCTGATGCAGCTCGCGGGTGGTCTGCTGATTGTGGGCGGCGTGATCTTCGTGCGTCTCGACGAACTGCGCTCAGGTCTCAGCGGACACGAGACCGCGGAACTGGCTCACGCGAACGACGTCGACCCTGTCCCGGCTGAACACGTCTAA
- a CDS encoding tetratricopeptide repeat protein: MPSTLTPELEAAIKQGYAGRDRENMQPTIEYFLELLDANPENPVVLYEVAGAYDTAGQEEQACGYYEQALDGGLDGDVLRRCLLQYGSTLRNLELHEQSLAALQRARAEFPESDSVRLFLALSLHAASRSDAAVAELLELAADSIRTPEVARYEAALRGNAAYLTELDQEKRRS, translated from the coding sequence ATGCCATCGACACTGACCCCTGAGCTTGAGGCCGCCATCAAACAGGGCTATGCCGGGCGCGACCGGGAGAACATGCAGCCCACCATCGAGTACTTCCTCGAGCTGCTGGATGCTAACCCAGAGAATCCCGTGGTCTTGTATGAGGTCGCTGGCGCGTACGACACCGCCGGGCAGGAAGAGCAGGCCTGCGGCTACTATGAACAGGCCCTCGACGGCGGGCTCGACGGCGATGTATTACGTCGCTGCCTGTTGCAGTACGGGAGCACGCTGCGCAACCTGGAACTGCATGAGCAGTCGCTGGCGGCGCTCCAACGGGCAAGGGCGGAGTTTCCGGAGTCCGATTCGGTGCGCCTGTTCCTGGCTCTGTCGCTGCACGCTGCTTCAAGAAGTGACGCAGCCGTAGCCGAACTACTCGAACTCGCCGCCGACAGTATTCGAACCCCGGAGGTGGCGCGCTACGAGGCTGCGCTTCGCGGTAACGCCGCTTACCTGACCGAGCTCGATCAGGAGAAGCGCCGCTCGTAA
- a CDS encoding MoaD/ThiS family protein, whose amino-acid sequence MEVSVLIPALLAEHTGGQRNLQVITEGAASVGAVLEALAQDHPVFDRRVRDETGSVRRYVNVYIDGDDIRTLDGLRTPLHEGQELLIIQSVAGG is encoded by the coding sequence GTGGAGGTCTCAGTCCTTATCCCCGCGCTGCTGGCCGAGCACACGGGTGGCCAGCGGAATCTACAGGTGATCACCGAGGGCGCTGCCTCTGTGGGCGCAGTGCTGGAAGCGTTGGCCCAGGATCACCCCGTCTTTGATCGTAGAGTTCGTGACGAGACCGGGTCCGTGCGACGGTATGTGAACGTGTACATCGACGGCGATGACATCCGCACCCTCGACGGCCTGCGAACGCCCCTGCATGAGGGGCAGGAACTTTTGATCATCCAGTCTGTAGCTGGCGGTTGA
- a CDS encoding HIT family protein has translation MDLWKQDRVRSAIEGRNPTVMATMDAGFAVMGDVQWLLGYSLLITDQPGVDRLSDLSRSARLSYLQSLDALAEAVEESCRELDPAFTRVNIEILGNADPFLHAHIWPRYEWEPEELRRLPVWFYPKANWQSEAFQLGPQHDSIRGAITKRLGAVAHD, from the coding sequence ATGGACTTATGGAAACAGGACCGGGTGCGGTCGGCGATTGAAGGACGAAACCCTACGGTCATGGCGACCATGGACGCTGGCTTTGCTGTCATGGGCGATGTTCAGTGGCTACTGGGTTACTCACTCTTGATCACGGATCAACCCGGTGTTGATCGGTTGAGTGACTTGTCCCGCTCAGCCAGATTGTCTTACCTTCAGAGTCTGGATGCCCTGGCGGAGGCCGTCGAGGAAAGTTGTAGGGAGCTAGACCCGGCTTTTACACGCGTCAACATAGAAATCCTCGGCAACGCGGACCCGTTCCTCCATGCACACATCTGGCCTCGCTACGAGTGGGAGCCGGAGGAACTGCGACGGCTTCCGGTGTGGTTCTATCCCAAAGCGAACTGGCAGAGCGAGGCGTTCCAGCTCGGGCCGCAGCACGATTCAATCCGCGGGGCGATCACGAAGCGGCTTGGCGCCGTCGCCCATGACTAG
- a CDS encoding CDGSH iron-sulfur domain-containing protein — protein MNKERDTEPDTAVVVCPDGPILVRGNFEIVSTTGEKLPRDRQTVALCRCGASAIKPYCDGSHKMIGFRTEFPE, from the coding sequence GTGAATAAAGAGAGAGATACCGAACCGGATACCGCCGTCGTCGTCTGCCCTGACGGTCCCATTCTGGTCCGGGGCAACTTCGAGATCGTGTCTACCACCGGCGAAAAACTCCCCCGTGATCGCCAGACCGTGGCGTTGTGCAGGTGCGGGGCCTCGGCCATCAAGCCCTACTGCGACGGCTCCCATAAGATGATCGGCTTCCGCACGGAATTCCCGGAGTAA
- a CDS encoding WD40/YVTN/BNR-like repeat-containing protein — MSSTILAIGTKKGLWFATSSDRKSWEVSQPHFLNEEVASVEFDTRNERVRVLAGIRSEHWGPTVLHSDDLGASWSEPDKGAILFPEDTGEALGRVWQLKADTQDRPGVVWAGCEPISVWKSTDGGEHFELNRGLWDHPHRKDWGPGYGGAAAHTVLPSPVDDSVHVAISAGGVYRSTDGGESWEARNKGISAYFMPDPNPEFGQCVHKVARDPETPTTLFAQNHHGVYRTDDAGDNWQSIADGLPADFGFVMLTHPRRGGTAWVIPLKADGERVPPGGRLAVHRTRDGGSTWSALESGLPPVEFNAILRDAACVDDDDPAGVYFGTRGGSVYASADEGDSFIEAASNLPDVLCVRVVRVEG, encoded by the coding sequence ATGTCTTCCACCATTCTGGCCATTGGCACCAAGAAGGGCCTGTGGTTCGCCACGAGCAGCGACCGAAAATCATGGGAAGTTTCCCAGCCACATTTCCTCAATGAGGAGGTTGCGAGCGTCGAATTCGATACCAGAAATGAGCGCGTCCGGGTCCTGGCTGGCATCCGCTCAGAGCACTGGGGGCCAACGGTGCTGCACTCAGACGACCTCGGCGCGTCGTGGAGTGAACCAGACAAGGGCGCCATCCTTTTCCCGGAGGACACGGGCGAGGCACTGGGTCGCGTCTGGCAATTGAAGGCGGACACGCAGGATCGCCCCGGCGTCGTCTGGGCCGGATGTGAACCGATATCAGTGTGGAAATCGACGGATGGCGGTGAGCACTTCGAGCTGAACCGCGGTTTGTGGGACCACCCGCACCGCAAAGACTGGGGGCCAGGTTATGGTGGTGCCGCTGCCCACACTGTTCTTCCCAGTCCCGTTGATGACAGCGTTCACGTGGCGATCAGCGCTGGCGGCGTTTACCGTTCCACTGACGGCGGTGAATCGTGGGAGGCGCGGAACAAGGGAATCTCGGCCTACTTCATGCCGGATCCGAACCCGGAGTTTGGGCAGTGCGTGCATAAGGTTGCCCGTGATCCGGAGACGCCCACTACACTCTTCGCGCAGAATCATCACGGGGTGTACCGAACGGACGACGCCGGGGACAACTGGCAATCCATCGCTGACGGGCTGCCCGCAGATTTTGGCTTCGTAATGCTCACTCATCCTCGACGCGGTGGCACAGCATGGGTCATTCCCCTGAAAGCCGACGGAGAACGTGTGCCCCCGGGCGGCCGGCTCGCGGTGCATCGAACGCGCGACGGCGGCTCCACCTGGTCGGCGCTGGAGAGTGGCTTGCCGCCGGTGGAGTTCAACGCGATCCTGCGAGATGCGGCCTGTGTGGACGACGATGACCCAGCGGGAGTCTACTTCGGCACGCGTGGCGGCTCGGTGTACGCCAGCGCGGACGAAGGCGACTCGTTCATCGAAGCGGCCTCGAACCTGCCAGACGTACTGTGCGTCCGGGTTGTGCGGGTGGAGGGTTAG
- a CDS encoding helix-turn-helix domain-containing protein translates to MALSNQEEVRDATGEDSLSKHRIECHLDKVLEQREMTLTELSRRTGITMANLSILKTNKAKAVRFTTLTAICDVLDTTPAELITIRQR, encoded by the coding sequence ATGGCATTGTCTAACCAAGAGGAGGTACGTGACGCAACAGGCGAAGACTCATTATCAAAGCACCGCATCGAGTGCCATCTGGACAAGGTTCTCGAACAGCGAGAAATGACATTGACAGAACTATCTCGTCGCACCGGTATCACCATGGCCAATTTGTCCATCTTAAAGACAAATAAGGCTAAAGCCGTGCGTTTCACCACCCTCACAGCCATCTGCGACGTCCTGGACACTACCCCCGCAGAACTCATCACCATCCGACAACGCTGA
- a CDS encoding CGNR zinc finger domain-containing protein produces the protein MFANDTDIALGSVVALINTGKEEQDKLLTHEDLDRFLNAEKFTGSRTHDNKELHAVQRLRTQLEEIWSAPEVEAVERVNRILRESRALPQLVKHHDWGWHLHATTPEAPLEVRMATEAAMALVDVIRTQELERLRICAAEDCSAVVVDLTRNRSKRYCDVGNCANREHVKAYRARKANAPTEQEVS, from the coding sequence ATGTTTGCCAATGACACCGATATTGCTCTCGGGTCCGTGGTGGCGCTGATCAACACTGGCAAGGAGGAACAGGACAAGCTACTCACCCACGAGGACCTCGACCGGTTTCTGAATGCCGAAAAGTTCACCGGCTCCCGGACCCATGACAATAAAGAACTCCACGCAGTCCAGCGCCTGCGCACTCAACTCGAGGAAATCTGGTCCGCCCCCGAAGTCGAAGCCGTTGAACGCGTCAACCGGATCCTGCGTGAATCCAGAGCGCTCCCCCAACTCGTCAAACACCACGACTGGGGCTGGCACCTGCATGCCACCACACCAGAGGCACCGCTGGAAGTGCGCATGGCCACCGAGGCGGCCATGGCACTCGTGGACGTTATCCGTACACAAGAGCTGGAACGCCTGCGGATCTGCGCGGCCGAGGATTGCAGCGCCGTCGTCGTCGACCTCACCCGAAACCGCTCCAAGCGGTACTGTGACGTAGGCAACTGCGCCAACCGGGAGCACGTCAAGGCGTACCGGGCGCGCAAGGCCAACGCGCCCACCGAACAGGAAGTCTCATGA
- a CDS encoding NAD(P)H-dependent flavin oxidoreductase gives MFTIDQLDLPVVGAPMAGGPSTPELAAAVTNAGGLGFLAAGNTSAGALKHALERTRALTDGPFGVNIFVPDHANEAADLPDPRLRTAAVQAFRQQLAPEVAALGMELPAPDAEADDYWAAKLDLLRNAGVAVVSFTFGLPSASVVSSLHLSGSTVAVTVTDQLEAVSAVNNGADLLCVQGPLAGGHRSTHSLIRIPGDTALPELVRDVRAAVGVPLIAAGGISGPHDVVELLDAGADAVQIGTLLLRCPESGAAQAHKDALADPSFTDTTVTRAFSGRWARGLTNTFIRKHTAHAPAAYPEVNQLTKPLRVAASNAKDPQSMGLWAGPQFALATESPAADVVRGLFER, from the coding sequence ATGTTCACTATCGACCAATTGGACCTGCCAGTTGTTGGAGCCCCCATGGCCGGAGGTCCATCTACACCTGAATTGGCCGCCGCTGTCACCAACGCCGGTGGTCTTGGCTTCCTCGCGGCGGGCAACACGTCCGCGGGTGCCCTCAAACACGCGCTCGAGCGCACTCGCGCTCTGACGGATGGACCGTTCGGAGTGAACATTTTTGTTCCGGACCATGCCAATGAGGCCGCCGACCTCCCCGATCCGCGGCTGCGAACTGCCGCGGTCCAAGCGTTCCGGCAGCAGCTGGCCCCGGAAGTCGCCGCTCTCGGCATGGAACTGCCTGCGCCGGACGCGGAAGCCGACGACTATTGGGCTGCCAAGCTGGATCTCCTCCGGAACGCCGGAGTTGCCGTGGTGTCCTTTACTTTCGGGCTGCCCTCCGCCTCTGTGGTGTCCAGCCTCCACCTGAGCGGCAGCACAGTCGCCGTTACGGTCACAGACCAGCTCGAAGCCGTGAGCGCCGTGAACAACGGCGCCGATCTGCTGTGCGTTCAAGGGCCCTTAGCCGGCGGGCACAGGAGCACCCACTCCTTGATCCGTATTCCGGGGGACACTGCTCTCCCGGAGTTGGTGCGTGACGTCCGGGCCGCCGTGGGTGTACCGCTGATTGCCGCGGGCGGCATCTCAGGTCCGCATGATGTGGTGGAACTTCTCGACGCCGGAGCGGACGCGGTGCAGATAGGTACTTTGTTGCTGCGGTGTCCCGAGTCCGGTGCCGCGCAGGCTCACAAGGACGCCCTCGCCGACCCGTCCTTCACAGATACCACGGTGACGCGCGCCTTCTCCGGACGATGGGCCCGCGGTCTTACCAACACCTTCATCAGGAAGCACACCGCACACGCTCCGGCCGCGTATCCGGAAGTGAACCAGCTGACGAAACCCCTTCGCGTGGCGGCCTCGAACGCCAAAGACCCACAGTCCATGGGACTGTGGGCCGGTCCGCAGTTCGCGCTAGCTACCGAAAGTCCGGCAGCCGACGTCGTGCGCGGACTCTTTGAGCGCTAG
- a CDS encoding class I SAM-dependent methyltransferase, which produces MTNQTDLTDFVKATNQGENPELYEVENLALDREGTVWDALQRIAPWEGKTILDLGCGSGFWLPRYAEAAAETIGVEPDPDLLPEAESRTPGARVLSGSAEHIPLPDASVDVVHARFAYFFPMVNNDCTAGLEEVLRVLEPGGTFVVIDNDHQHGEFADLLAKSPWAIAGQGEERFINEWWAGHGADRTEVMSSWTLDSESDLRDVLHLEFPADVVNPWLEAHPGRTRLTYGYVLHHLKK; this is translated from the coding sequence ATGACAAACCAGACCGACCTGACCGACTTCGTGAAAGCTACGAATCAGGGTGAGAACCCGGAACTTTACGAGGTGGAGAACCTCGCACTGGACCGGGAGGGCACCGTCTGGGATGCACTGCAGCGGATAGCGCCGTGGGAGGGTAAAACCATCCTCGATCTCGGGTGCGGCTCAGGCTTCTGGCTGCCTCGGTATGCCGAGGCAGCAGCGGAAACAATCGGCGTCGAGCCTGATCCGGACCTCCTGCCCGAGGCAGAGTCCAGGACGCCGGGCGCACGCGTCCTTTCCGGTTCCGCGGAACACATTCCGCTGCCCGATGCGAGTGTAGATGTGGTCCACGCACGGTTCGCCTATTTCTTCCCGATGGTGAACAACGACTGCACCGCCGGGCTGGAAGAAGTCCTTCGGGTCCTGGAGCCGGGCGGAACCTTCGTGGTGATCGACAACGACCACCAGCACGGCGAATTCGCGGATCTACTGGCTAAGAGCCCATGGGCCATTGCCGGACAGGGCGAGGAACGATTCATCAACGAGTGGTGGGCCGGACACGGCGCGGACCGCACCGAAGTGATGAGCAGTTGGACGTTGGACTCAGAAAGTGACCTGCGGGACGTTCTGCATCTGGAGTTCCCGGCCGACGTCGTCAACCCCTGGCTAGAGGCACATCCTGGCCGGACCCGCCTGACCTACGGTTACGTACTGCACCACCTGAAAAAGTAG
- a CDS encoding DUF4031 domain-containing protein, which translates to MAIYLDTPMWPAHGTLFAHLISDESIEELHAFAAHCGIRRRAFDEDHYDVAAHRCAALVARGARTVDGGKLVRILSASGLRIPARRRNSSLSRPLLKRWNTYMPSAESLGEELIARWGESHRRYHDRTHLLAVLEALELLVPEPPRAVLLATWFHDAVYDGVDGRDEERSARLAENRLDWAGLNGVEVSEVGRLVRITAHHNPQPGDTNAELLCDADLSVLGQDTPAYQRYVDAVREEYAHVPDEQFTAGRADVVRSLLRLDPIFRIPAARRLWETAARTNLSSELARLG; encoded by the coding sequence GTGGCCATTTATCTTGATACACCCATGTGGCCAGCGCATGGGACGCTGTTCGCCCACCTGATCTCCGACGAGTCGATCGAGGAGCTTCACGCTTTCGCCGCTCACTGCGGTATTCGTCGGCGCGCTTTCGACGAGGACCACTACGACGTCGCCGCCCACCGCTGCGCGGCCCTGGTGGCCCGCGGTGCGCGCACGGTCGATGGCGGCAAGTTGGTGCGGATCCTGTCTGCGAGCGGACTCCGGATCCCTGCCCGACGGCGGAACTCCAGCCTTTCACGACCGTTGCTGAAGCGGTGGAACACTTATATGCCCAGCGCGGAATCTTTGGGTGAAGAGCTGATCGCGCGATGGGGGGAGAGCCACCGCCGATATCACGACCGCACGCATTTACTGGCTGTTCTGGAAGCCCTTGAGCTCCTCGTACCGGAACCGCCGCGCGCCGTGCTGCTTGCCACCTGGTTCCACGATGCGGTGTACGACGGCGTCGATGGCCGAGATGAGGAGCGTTCGGCTCGTTTGGCGGAGAATCGGCTGGACTGGGCAGGGCTGAACGGCGTCGAAGTGTCCGAGGTGGGCCGATTGGTGCGGATCACCGCACACCATAATCCGCAGCCTGGCGATACGAACGCAGAACTGCTGTGCGATGCGGATCTGTCCGTCCTTGGCCAGGACACTCCGGCGTATCAACGCTACGTGGACGCCGTCCGTGAAGAGTATGCGCACGTGCCGGATGAACAGTTCACGGCTGGCAGGGCCGACGTCGTCCGCAGTTTACTGAGGTTGGATCCGATCTTCCGCATCCCGGCCGCGCGACGCCTCTGGGAGACCGCCGCGCGCACCAACCTTAGTTCGGAGCTCGCCAGACTGGGCTGA
- a CDS encoding type 1 glutamine amidotransferase domain-containing protein yields MKKILLVLTSTDTMGDTDEKTGYNVAEAAHPWKVFKDAGYFVDFASIKGGQPPQDDVDESDPIQKDFTSDEATRAGLYNTAKVDVIDADQYDALYLVGGHGTMWDFPDNKGLQKLVASVYDDGGVVGAVCHGPAGLLNVELANGFRMVEGREVAAFTNDEERAAGKDSVIPFFLADRLEAEGATHVSADVFEEKVIVDDRLVTGQNPVSAAGVAKEMVKILTEVVREEKAEEQHDAEALRARHDAETDTSGQE; encoded by the coding sequence ATGAAGAAGATTCTCCTGGTACTTACCAGCACCGACACCATGGGTGACACGGACGAGAAGACCGGCTACAACGTGGCCGAGGCCGCGCATCCGTGGAAGGTCTTCAAGGACGCCGGCTACTTTGTAGATTTCGCGTCCATTAAAGGCGGGCAGCCGCCGCAGGACGACGTCGACGAATCCGACCCCATCCAGAAGGACTTCACCTCAGATGAGGCAACCCGGGCCGGCCTGTACAACACGGCGAAGGTGGACGTAATCGACGCCGACCAGTACGACGCCCTTTACCTGGTGGGCGGGCACGGCACCATGTGGGACTTCCCGGATAACAAGGGCCTGCAGAAGCTGGTCGCGTCAGTGTACGACGATGGCGGTGTAGTTGGGGCGGTCTGCCACGGACCCGCAGGGCTTCTAAACGTGGAGTTGGCCAATGGCTTCCGGATGGTGGAAGGGCGGGAAGTCGCTGCTTTCACCAATGACGAGGAACGCGCTGCCGGTAAGGACTCTGTGATCCCGTTCTTCCTGGCGGACCGGCTGGAGGCTGAGGGCGCCACTCACGTCTCCGCCGATGTCTTTGAGGAGAAGGTGATAGTGGATGATCGCCTGGTCACCGGGCAGAATCCAGTCTCCGCCGCTGGCGTAGCCAAGGAGATGGTGAAGATCCTCACCGAGGTCGTTCGCGAGGAAAAGGCGGAGGAACAGCACGACGCCGAAGCTCTGCGCGCACGCCACGACGCCGAGACTGACACCTCCGGTCAGGAGTAA
- a CDS encoding transglycosylase family protein, with product MKNSTLSRNLRRAGAVAVIAGAGVAGTGVAANAASTSTWDALAQCESGGNWSINTGNGFSGGLQFTPSTWAAFGGQGSPVNANKAEQIAVAERVQATQGWGAWPACSAQLGLAGGGGAAVPAVAPAPAPAPAPVQVQSSAPIVQAPTAPVAQAPVQAPVQAPAVQAPAVQAPAVQAPAASGETYTIQSGDTLSTIAQKLDIDGGWQALFQLNADTLIDADLIFTGGVLQLPA from the coding sequence ATGAAGAATTCCACACTCAGCCGTAATCTCCGCCGTGCAGGCGCAGTCGCCGTCATCGCTGGCGCAGGCGTAGCAGGCACCGGAGTTGCAGCGAATGCAGCCTCCACGTCCACCTGGGACGCACTGGCACAGTGCGAGTCCGGCGGCAACTGGAGCATCAACACGGGCAACGGTTTCTCCGGCGGTCTGCAGTTCACCCCGAGCACCTGGGCAGCCTTCGGTGGCCAGGGATCACCCGTCAACGCAAACAAGGCAGAGCAGATTGCCGTTGCAGAGCGCGTACAGGCAACCCAAGGCTGGGGCGCATGGCCCGCATGCTCGGCACAGCTTGGTCTGGCCGGCGGCGGCGGTGCAGCTGTACCCGCAGTAGCACCGGCACCGGCACCAGCGCCTGCTCCCGTCCAGGTTCAGTCCTCGGCACCGATCGTGCAGGCGCCTACAGCCCCTGTTGCACAGGCACCTGTACAGGCACCGGTACAGGCCCCCGCCGTTCAGGCTCCCGCCGTTCAGGCTCCCGCCGTTCAGGCGCCTGCTGCCAGTGGCGAGACCTACACCATCCAGTCCGGCGACACCCTGAGCACCATTGCTCAGAAGCTCGACATCGATGGCGGATGGCAGGCCCTATTCCAGCTCAATGCTGACACTCTGATCGATGCAGACCTCATCTTCACCGGTGGCGTCCTGCAGCTGCCTGCCTAA
- a CDS encoding MATE family efflux transporter, with amino-acid sequence MTTALPTTRELSRSILRLAVPALGALIAEPLFLIADSAIVGHLGVTELAGVGLASTVLQTAVGLMVFLAYSTTPAVARYLGAGRMGDALAAGRDGVGLAVVLGMILSVAGWITAPALASAMGADGEVHQFAVDYLRFSIPGLTAMLVVLAASGGLRGLQDTKTPLLVAGIGFAVNIGLNFVLVYGLDMSVKGAALGTSITQWGMAAVYIAMLVRYSNANAVPLLPRWVGVLSTAHVGSWLMLRTLSLRVAILATVFVATDQGQVSLAAHQLVMTLFTLLAFALDALAIAAQALIGKELGASNKPLAHALTRRMITWGLGFGVITGAVLAVVAPFTGWIFTPDDDVRAALTVGLWILAASQPICGLVFVLDGVLIGAGDARYLALAGVVNLVVYLPLLVWVYSAELSGVAGIAWLWVAFALGYMAARAVTLGWRVRNDAWMRTGA; translated from the coding sequence GTGACCACGGCACTTCCCACCACGCGCGAGCTCAGCAGATCCATCCTTCGCCTGGCGGTTCCGGCGCTCGGGGCGCTCATTGCCGAGCCTCTCTTTCTGATCGCGGACTCCGCAATCGTCGGACATCTTGGTGTCACAGAGCTGGCCGGCGTCGGCCTGGCATCGACTGTGCTGCAGACCGCCGTCGGGCTCATGGTGTTCCTTGCCTACTCCACCACTCCCGCGGTGGCCCGCTACCTAGGCGCTGGGCGCATGGGGGATGCGCTGGCTGCCGGGCGCGACGGCGTTGGGCTGGCGGTTGTGCTCGGAATGATCCTGTCAGTTGCCGGCTGGATCACCGCGCCAGCGCTGGCCTCTGCAATGGGGGCCGACGGCGAGGTACACCAGTTTGCCGTCGATTATCTGAGATTTTCCATCCCCGGGCTGACGGCGATGCTCGTGGTGCTCGCCGCATCCGGTGGGCTCCGTGGGCTGCAGGACACCAAGACGCCGTTGCTGGTCGCCGGGATCGGATTCGCCGTCAACATTGGGCTGAACTTTGTGCTGGTATATGGGCTTGATATGTCCGTTAAAGGCGCCGCGCTGGGTACCAGTATCACGCAATGGGGCATGGCCGCCGTCTACATCGCCATGCTGGTCCGGTACTCAAACGCGAACGCGGTTCCGCTTCTGCCAAGGTGGGTGGGCGTTCTGTCTACCGCGCACGTGGGGTCGTGGCTGATGCTACGGACCCTGAGCCTGCGCGTGGCAATCCTTGCCACCGTGTTCGTCGCCACGGATCAGGGGCAGGTTTCGCTCGCCGCCCACCAACTCGTCATGACGCTGTTCACCCTGCTGGCGTTCGCCCTTGACGCCCTCGCTATCGCTGCACAGGCCTTGATCGGCAAGGAACTCGGCGCGTCCAACAAACCGCTAGCCCACGCATTGACGCGGCGAATGATCACCTGGGGCCTCGGATTCGGGGTGATCACCGGTGCGGTCCTGGCCGTCGTCGCGCCCTTTACCGGCTGGATCTTCACGCCCGACGACGACGTCCGGGCCGCCCTCACCGTCGGACTCTGGATTCTGGCGGCGTCCCAACCCATCTGCGGCCTGGTCTTTGTGCTCGACGGCGTGCTGATCGGTGCGGGCGACGCACGCTACCTGGCGCTCGCCGGCGTCGTGAATCTGGTGGTGTATCTGCCGTTGCTGGTGTGGGTGTATTCGGCCGAGCTGAGCGGCGTCGCTGGTATTGCCTGGTTGTGGGTCGCTTTTGCGCTGGGATATATGGCTGCGCGCGCAGTAACACTGGGGTGGCGGGTCCGCAACGATGCGTGGATGCGGACCGGCGCATAG